The Streptomyces sp. JB150 genomic interval GATCGCCTGTGTTCTCCTTCGAGGACGCGACGACGGACAACTCCTGACCTGCCCATCCGCACGGCAGGGCATGGCCGGCGCCACCGCGCACGTCAACGGACGAGGAAAGACAGGATGATGGCCGCGGCCCTGGCGACTACTACGTCGTCGTCGGCGACCAGTACGTCCGTATCACGCCCGTCATTTCCTTCGTCGCTCACGGGCCGGCCGGCGGGGCGGAGGCGTCGCCGCAGACCAGGTCCGGTGAGCCGCGGCAGCAAGTGGTCTTCGTCCAGCCTCCCTCCTCCCACTGGACGCACCACCGGACGCCCTCACGACGGGGAGCGCGCTGAACGTGACCACCGCCCGCCTTGATCGTTCGTGGGGACATGAACAGCATCTCGCGGGCCCTGACCGTCGGCGCGTTCGCCCTGGTCCTGCCCATGACCCTCGTCACTCCCTCCCAGGCGGCTCCGGGTGAGGTGTGCTTCTACACCGAGCCCGGCTACCGGGGCGCATCCTGGTGCTACCGACCGTGGGGCTACTCGGACGTGCCGGACTTCCTGCATGACAAGGCGCGGTCCTTCGAGTCCAACTCGGACGTCGTCGTCTACGCGATCGATCACGCGGGACAGGCGTGCTACCAGCGCAGGATCTGGGTGGGGGACCGGGACCCGAACTGGGCCTGGGGCGCCAGGATCGACGGCGTCGGCACCGACCCCCAGGGATGCGAGCCGAGCTGATCCGCGGCCAAGCGGGCAACGGCCCCAATCACCGCCCTCGGCTCGTCAGCCGACCGGGGCCCGCTCCGGACGGAAGGCGAGGTGGTCGTCCGTCACGTCGACCGTGACCCGGTCGCCTCGCTGGACCCGGCCGTCGAGGAGCAGCCGGGACAGGCGGTTGTCGACCTCGCGCTGGATGGTGCGGCGCAGCGGGCGGGCACCGTACTCCGGCTGGTAGCCCTGCCGGGACAGCCAGTCCACGGCCGGATCGGTGAACTCGACGGTGACGCCCTGGGCGCGCAGCAGCCGCCGGGTCTCCTCCAGCAGCAGATCGGTGATCCGGTGCAGCTGGTCGGGGGTGAGCTGGCGGAAGACGACGATCTCGTCGATCCGGTTGAGGAACTCGGGCCGGAAGTGTTCGCGCAGCGGGCGCAGGATCTGCTCCCGGCGGGCCTCCTCGGCGTCCCCGCCCGGCCCGAACCCGATCCCGGCGCCGCGCCGGATGATCGCCTCCGAACCGAGGTTGCTGGTCATCACGATGACCGTGTTGGTGAAGTCCACCGTGCGGCCCTGGGAGTCGGTGAGCCGCCCGTCGTCCAGCACCTGGAGCAGGATGTTGAACACGTCCGGGTGCGCCTTCTCCACCTCGTCGAGCAGCAGCAGCGAGTACGGGTGGCGGCGGACCACCTCGGTGAGCTGCCCGGCCCCCTCGTGGCCGACGTACCCGGGCGGGGCGCCCACCAGCCGGCTGACGGTGTGCCGCTCCTGGTACTCGCTCATGTCGAGGCGGACCATGCGGTCCTCGCTGCCGAACAGAGCCTCCGCGAGCGCCCGCGCCAGCTCGGTCTTGCCGACGCCGGTCGGACCGAGGAACAGGAAGCTGCCGATCGGACGGTGCGGTGAGGACAGCCCGGCCCGGGAGCGCAGCACCGCGTCGGAGACGACCCGCACGGCCTCCTCCTGGCCGACCACCCGCTCGCGCAGATGCTCCTCCAGGCCCAGCAGCCGGTCCTTCTCCTCCTCGGTGAGCCGGCTGACGGGGATGCCGGTCAGCCGGGACACCACCTCGGCGATCGCCTCCGCGGTCACCTCCAGGTTCTGGCCCTCGTCGGCCTCGCCGTCCCCCGCGGCCTCGGCGATCCGCTGCTTCAGCTCCGTGATCCGGTCCCGCAGCCGCATCGCCTCCTCGTACTGCTCGTCGGCGACCGCTTGGTCCTTGTCCAGGGCCAGCTGCTCGGCCTCCCGCTCCATGGCCCGTACGTCCGTGCCCTTGGTGCGGGCCCGCAGCCGTACCCGCGCGCCCGCCTGGTCGATCAGGTCGATCGCCTTGTCGGGCAGGCGCCGGTCGGTGAGATAGCGGTCCGACAGCTCGACGGCCGCCTCCAGCGCCTCGTCGCTGTAGCGGACCTGGTGGTGGGCCTCGTAGCGGTCGCGCAGGCCGCGCAGGATCTCGAGCGCGTCCTCGGTGGTCGGCTCCGGCACCAGGATCGGCTGGAAACGGCGGGCCAGCGCCGCGTCCTTCTCGATCCGGCGGAACTCCTCCAGCGTGGTCGCGCCCACGATGTGCAGCTCGCCGCGCGCGAGCGCCGGCTTGAGGATGTTCCCGGCGTCCATCGAGCCGCCCTCGCCGCCCCCGCCCGCGCCGACCACGGTGTGCAGCTCGTCGATGAAGATGATCAGCTCGGTGGAGTGGGTGCGGATCTCCTCGACGATGGTGTTCATCCGCTCCTCGAAGTCGCCCCGGTAGCGGGTGCCCGCGACGACGCCGGTGAGGTCGAGGGCGACGACCCGGCGGCCGATCAGCACGTCCGGCACGTCCCCGTCGGCGATCCGCTGCGCCAGCCCCTCCACGATCGCGGTCTTCCCGACGCCCGCGTCGCCCATCAGCACCGGGTTGTTCTTGCCCCGGCGGGACAGCACCTCGATGGTCTGCTCGATCTCGTCGTCCCGGCCGATCACCGGGTCGATACGGCCCCGGCGGGCCTGGTCGGTGAGGTCGCGGCCGTACTTGTCGAGGGTGGGCGTGGCCGCCTGGCGGGGCCGTTCCGCGCGGGGCGCCGCCGCTCCCGCCTCCGGGGCCTCCTTCGGCCCGCCGGGGGCGAAGCGCGCCGCGCTCAGGATGTGCCCGGCGGCCGAGTCGGGGTTGTTGGCCAGCGCGCTCAGCACGTGCTCCGGCCCGATGTAGCCGGTGCCGCTCGCCCGGGCCAGGTCGTGGGCGTCCAGCAGGGCCCGCTTGACCGCCGGGGTGAGCGACAGCGAGGTCGGCGGCGGCACCTCGCCCTCCCGGTACTGCACCGGCCCGGAGCGCTCGTCGATCTCCGAGGCGAGCGAGTCCGGGTCCGCGCCGGCGCGGCTGAGCAGGCTCCGGGTCGGTTCGGCGGACAGGGCCGCGCGGAGCAGGTGCTGGGTGTCGAGGTCCCGGCTGCCGTGTTCGGCGGCGTACCGCGCGGCCCCCTGGACCAGGTCGCGGGCCGGCTGGCTGAGCAGCCGGCCGATGTCGATCTGCCGGGGGCCGGGACGGGGGCCGCCGAAGAAGCGGGCGAGGAATTCTCCGAAGGGGTCGCCCTCCGAGCCGATGAAGCCGCTGGTCATCGTTTGGGTTCCTTCGCTGTCGACGTGCCGGGGCCGGGTTTCCCGGGGTGGGCTCGTTTAAGCCACCTTGGCACGAAGTGGGGCGACAGGCATGTGCAGTGGACCGGCCCTGGACCGCCGCCCCGGAAGGGGGTTCACCTCGCCGTGAGGACGCGCGGGCCGTCCTCCGTGATCGCGACCGTGTGTTCGACGTGCGCCGCGCGGGAACCGTCGTTCGTGCGGAGGGTCCAGCCGTCGGGGGCCGCGTGGTAGCCGTCGGTGCCGCCCGCGACGAGCATCGGCTCGATGGCCAGGACCATGCCCGCGCGCAGCCGCAGGCCACGGCCGGGGCGGCCCTCGTTGGGGACCGGCGGGTCCTCGTGCATACGGCGGCCCACGCCGTGCCCGCCGAAGCCCTCCGGGATGCCGTAGCCGGCGTCGCGGCACACCCGGCCGATGGCGTGCGCGATGTCGCCCATGCGGTTGCCGGCGACGGCGGCGTCGATGCCGGCCGCGAGGGCGCGTTCGGCCGTCTCTATGAGGCGTACGTCGGCGGGGCGGGGGCGGCCCACCGTGAAGCTGATCGCCGAGTCGCCGACCCAGCCGTTCAGCTCGGCACCGAAGTCCAGGGAGACCAGGTCGCCGTCGCGCAGCCGGTACCGCGTGGGGATGCCGTGCACGATCGCGTCGTTCACCGAGGCGCACAGGACGGCGGGGAAGGGGGTCGGGGCGAAGGAGGGGCGGTAGCCCAGGAAGGGCGAGGTCGCGCCTGCCTCCCGCAGGGCGTCGCGGGCCAGGGCGTCCAGGTCGAGCAGGGAGACGCCCACGTCCGCGGCGTTCCGCAGGGCCGTGAGGGTGCGCCCGACGACCTGGCCCGCCTCGTGCATGGCGTCGATCGATGTGTCCGTCTTCAGTTCCACCATGCCAATTACTATACCGGTATTTGAATTGGGATCGGCGACCGGCGGTATGTGAATGGGGTTGTTACTAGGATGGGCGCCATGGTGCGCACTCCCCTCACCCCCGAAGAGCGCGAACGCGGCGAGCGGCTCGGCCGGCTGCTGCGCGAGGCCCGCGGCGACCGCAGCATGGCGGAGGTCGCGGCGAGCGCCGGCGTCTCGGCGGAGACCCTGCGCAAGATCGAGACGGGCCGCGCGCCGACACCGGCGTTCTTCACGGTGGCCGCGCTCGGCCGCACCCTCGGGCTGTCCCTGGACGAGCTGGCCACCGCGGCGTACGGCGCGACGCCCGCGTACGACCCCGCGGCCGGGTACGACCCCACGGCGCCCTTCGACGCCACGGCCCCGGCCGTCACGTCCGGGGCGGCCGCCGCCTGAGGGCGTCGCGCCCTGGCCGCAAACTCCCTGTAGCGGGCCCGTAACACGGCTGGTGTTGGCTACGGACCCGAGTGCTCCGGTCATGCGGGGAGTGGGCGATGACAGTGGATCAGCTCCCGTACGCGGTACGGGAGTTCGCGGACCGCCTGGCCGGCCTGCTGGCCAGGCTGGACCGGGACGGCGGCTGGTGCGCCGTGTTCCGGCGGCGCGACCCCGACGGGATGCGCGCCTGCCTCGACGGGCGGGAGGTCCCGCCCTGGGACGTGGTCGAGTCCCTGCTCCAGGACCTTGCCGCCGCGCACGGCCCCGGGGCCGCCGACGCCGAGAGGGACCGGACGCGCGCCCTGCACAGCGCGGCGCTCGCCGCGTACGACGCCCGGCCCGGCGGCCGGGACGCCCTCACGGCCCGGCTCGACGTGACGCTCCGCGAGCGGGAGCACGCCGCCGAACGCCTCGCCGGACTGGGCCGCGCGCTCGCCTCGGCCACCACCCAGGCCGCCGCCGACACCCTCCGCCTCGACCTGGCCTGGGCCCGCGACGACCTCGCCCGCGCCACCGCCCGCTGCGTGGAACTGAACACCCGCCTCACCGCACTGGACCACCACACCCCCACGCCCCGCACCGTCCCCCCGCCGCGCCCCGCTGCCGACCCGTCACCCGAGCTGGCCGAGGCCCCCGCGAACGCCCGGTCGGCCACAACACCTACGACGCACCCGACGGACCGTGAGGAGGCCGCGAACGACGGACCCTGGCCGGGCGGCGGGCAGAACGGTGGCAGCCGGACGGGTGGCAGGTCGAGCGGTGACCGCTGGCCGGGTGACGGGCAGGGCGGTGGCCCCCGGATGGGTGGCGGGCCGAGCGGTGACCGCTGGCCGGGTGACGGGCAGGCCGGTCGTCTCGGGCCGAGCGACGGGCAGGGTGGTCGCTACGGGCACGAAGGGGGGCCGGGTGGTCCACTGCGGCCGGCCGACGGGCCGGGCGGGCGTCTCCGGGGCGACCTCGACTCGGGGGGAGTCCCGGCGCCCGGTGGTGGCGCAGTCGCCGTGCCCGCCCCCGTGACGCCCCCTCCGGCGGGGCCTGCTCCAGCGGCCCCCGCATCCACTCCCGCCCCCACCCCCAAGCAGCGCAAACGCCGTCGAGGTGGTGCCCGGTTCGCCGGAGTGCAGGACGAGGGCGAAGGCCCCGTCGTCGTGCCGCCCGTCGCGCAGCCGGTGCCCGCCGCGCCGGTCGCGCCGGGTGGGCGGACCCCGCGGGGAGCGCGGTTCGCGGGAGCCGCGGCGCAGGCGCAGGGGCCCCAGGCGCCGCGGAGTGCGCCCGTGGACGCGCAGGCGCGGCGGGAGACGGGCACCGTGATCGCAACGCTGGCGCGGCTGCGCGCCGAGGGCCGCAGCGGAGAGGCGCACGCGCTGCTGGCCGAGGCCGCGCGGTGGCCCGCCGCCCGGTTCCCGCTGCTCGCCGAGGAACTGCAGCGCGCGGGCCTGGCCGCGGACTGGGCGACCCTGCTGTGGGAGACCGCGTCCCTGCCCGCGGACCGGCTGGTGGCCGCCGCCGACGCGCTGACCGCGGCCGGGCGCGGCGCGGACGGGCGGCAGATCCTGCGGCAGGGCGTCGTCCGCCCCGCCGCGGAGATCGGGCAGGCCGTGCTCGCGCTGACCGCCGACGGCCGCGGCCGCGAGGCGGACGCCCTGCTCGACGCCTACGTCCGGGCCCGCCCTCCGGAGGAGGTGGTGCGCAGCGCCGCACCCGACCCGCGGATCCTCGTCCCGCTGCTGCTCCAGGCCGCCGCGCGGGTCTCCGCGGCACGCCACCGGGATCTCGCGCACGCCCTCCGGGTGGCCGGACCGGCCGGCTGACCGGCCCCGTCGCTCGCCCACCGGAGTGGCAGTCGCGACCGGCCGAGCGGGTTGCCGACGATGGTCTTGGCAAGGCCTTCCCCGAGGCATACGTTCATCCCTCTACGACCTGCGTCTACGGGCGTAGAGGCTCTGCGTCCCGTCGAAGGAGCAGCTCATGGCCAACGTCGTACGCGCCGCTCTGGTCCAGGCGACCTGGACCGGCGACACCGAGTCCATGGTCGCGAAACACGAGGAGCACGCCCGCGAGGCGGCCCGCCGGGGAGCCAAGGTCATCGGGTTCCAGGAAGTCTTCAACACCCCGTACTTCTGCCAGGTCCAGGAACCGGAGCACTACCGCTGGGCCGAGCCGGTGCCCGACGGGCCGACCGTGCGGCGGATGCGGGCGCTGGCCCGCGAGACCGGCATGGTGATCGTCGTCCCCGTCTTCGAGGTCGAGCAGGCCGGCTTCTACTACAACACCGCCGCCGTGATCGACGCGGACGGCACCTACCTCGGCAAGTACCGCAAGCACCACATCCCCCAGCTCAAGGGCTTCTACGAGAAGTACTACTTCCGGCCCGGCAACCTCGGCTGGCCCGTCTTCGACACCGCCGTCGGCAAGGTCGGCGTCTACATCTGCTACGACCGCCACTTCCCCGAGGGCTGGCGCCAGCTCGGCCTGAACGGCGCCCAGCTGGTCTACAACCCGTCGGCCACCCACCGCGGCCTCTCCGCCCACCTGTGGCGCCTGGAGCAGCCCGCCGCGGCCGTCGCCAACGCGTACTTCGTCGCCGCCATCAACCGCGTCGGCCAGGAGGGGGAGTACGGCGAGAACGACTTCTACGGCACGAGCTACTTCGTCGACCCGCGCGGGCAGTTCGTGGGGGAGGCCGCCGGCGACTCCGAGGAGGAACTGCTCGTGCGCGACCTCGACTTCGACCTCATCGACGAGGTGCGGCGGACGTGGGCGTTCTACCGCGACCGCCGCCCCGACGCGTACGAAGGGCTGGTACGGCCGTGACCGGGAACCACACGACCAGGGACCTGCTGGGACGGCACCGGGCGGTGCTGCCCGACTGGCTCGCCCTCTACTACGACGACCCGATCGAGATCACCCACGGCGAGGGCCGGCACGTCTGGGACGCCGAGGGCAACCGCTACCTGGACTTCTTCGGCGGCATCCTCACCACCATGACCGCCCACGCCCTGCCCGAGGTCACCAAGGCGGTCGCCGAACAGGCCGGGCGGATCATCCACTCGTCCACGCTCTACCTCAACCGGCCGATGGTCGAACTGGCCGAGCGCGTCGCCCAGGTGAGCGGCATCCCCGACGCCCGTGTCTTCTTCACCACCTCCGGCACCGAGGCCAACGACACCGCGCTGCTGCTGGCCACCACCTACCGCCGCAGCAACACCGTCCTCGCGATGCGCAACAGCTACCACGGCCGCTCCTTCTCCACCGTCGGCGTCACCGGCAACCGCGGCTGGTCCCCGACCTCCCTGTCCCCGCTCCAGACGCTCTACGTGCACGGCGGCGTCCGCACCCGCGGCCCGTACGCCGCGCTCGACGACCGCGCGTTCATCGCGGCCTGCGTCGAGGACCTGAGAGACCTGCTCGGCCACACCCGCTCGCCCGCCGCCCTGATCGCCGAACCCATCCAGGGCGTCGGCGGGTTCACCTCCCCGCCGGACGGCCTGTACGCCGCCTTCCGCGAGGTGCTGCACGAGCGCGGCGCGCTGTGGATCGCCGACGAGGTGCAGACCGGCTGGGGCCGCACCGGCGAGCACTTCTGGGGCTGGCAGGCGCACGGGCAGTCCGGCCCGCCGGACATCGTCACCTTCGCCAAGGGCATCGGCAACGGCATGTCCATCGGCGGGGTCATCGCCCGCTCGGAGATCATGAACTGCCTGGACGCCAACAGCATCTCCACCTTCGGCGGCACCCAGATCACCATGGCCGCCGGTCTCGCCAACCTCACCTACCTGCTGGAACACGACCTCCAGGGCAACGCCCGGCGGGTCGGCGGACTGCTCATCGAGCGGCTGCGGGCCGTCGCCGCGCAGATCCCGGCCGTACGGGAGGTCCGCGGGCGCGGCCTGATGATCGGCGTCGACGTGGTGAGACCCGGCACCGACGAGGCCGCCCCCGAGCTGGCGGCGGCCGTGCTGGAGGCGGCCCGCGAGGGCGGACTGCTGATCGGCAAGGGCGGCGGCCACAACACCAGCGCCCTCAGGATCGCCCCGCCGCTGTCCCTCACCGTCGCGGAGGCCGAGGAGGGCGCCGCGATCCTCGAACAGGCCCTGCGGAGCATCGCCTAGCCGCCGAAGAGACAGCCGAAGAGACAGGGGGACCCGCCATGACCGCCGGCTCCGAACTGCCACCCGCCCTGTCGGTCCGCCAGGTGCTGACCCTGGAACGCGTCCTCGCCGGCCGGCCCGAGGTGGTGGCCGGCGCCGACCGGCTCGACCGCCCCGTGCGCTGGGTGCACGTCGCGGAGGCCGCCGACGTCGGCGTGATGCTCAGCGGCGGCGAGATGGTCCTCACCACCGGGGTGCTGCTCGTCGGCGACGAACGCAAGCAGGCCGAGTACATCCACTCCCTGCACCGCGCGGAGGCCGCGGCCGTCGTCCTCGGACTCGGCCGCGCCTTCCCCGCCCCGCCCCGGGTGATGTGCCGGGCCGCCGAGCGGTGCGGGCTGCCGCTGGTCGTCCTGCACCGGCCGTTCCCGTTCGCCCAGCTCACCGAGGAGGTCCAGTCCCGGCTGGTGCGGCGCAACTTCGCCGCGGTCAGCCTCTCGGAGGCCGTACGCACCGCGCTCACCGCGCTCATCACCGCCGGGGCCCCGCTCCAGGACCTCCTCGACGAGATCGCCCGGCACAGCGGCTGCCCCGTCGTCGTCACCAACCTCGCCCACCGGGTGCTCGCCACCGCCGGGGAACGCCCCGCCGTGGACGACGTGCTGCGCGACTGGGAGCGCATCGCCCGGCAGGCAGGCGGCCGCGAGGGCCACGGCTGGATCCGCGCCGAACTGGGCGGGCGCGGCGAGCGCTGGGGGCGGATCGTGCTGTGCGGCCACCGCGGCGACACCGCCGCCGGGCGGCTGCTCGCCGACCGCGCCGCCGAGGCGCTGATACTGCACCGCCTGCTGGGCGGCCCGGAGCACCGCTGGGAGGAGCAGTGCGCGCAGAGCCTGCTCACCGACCTGGTCTCCGGCGCCGTACCGGCCCGCCGGCTGCTGCCCCGGGCCCGTGCCGCCGGGCTGCCCGTGGGCCGGCGCGCCTACGTGCCCCTGGCGGTCCGCGACGCCCGGCCCGCCGCGCTCGACCGCACCCTGCGGCTGCTGGGCCTGCCGGGCCTGGCCGCCGCACTCGCCGACGGCACCACCGCCGTCCTGCTCAGCCTCGCCCGCGACCAGGACGCCCCGGCGCTCACCGAGCACTTCGCCGCCCGGCTGCGCCAGGAGGACGGCCCCGCCGTCGTGGCCGCCGCCGACACCCGCACCGACTGGGACGACGTGCCCGCCGGGCTGCGCGAGGCCCGGCACGTCGCGGACGCCGTCGCCGGATCCTCGGCCGCCCTGGACCTCCCGGCCGTGGTCCGCCTGAGGGACGTCCACCTCAGAGGCCTCATCCGGCTGCTGCGGGACGACCCGCAGGTGCAGTCGTTCGCCGAACGGGAGCTGGCCGGGCTGCTCGGCCGCGAACAGCACGACCTGCTGCCGGTGCTGCGCACCTACCTCGCCACCGGCCGCAACAAGTCCCGCACCGCCCAGCTCCACCACGTCTCACGGCCCGCGCTCTACCGCCGCCTGGAGGCGATACAGGCCCGGCTCGGCGTGGACCTCGACGACTTCGAGCAGGCCGCCTCGGTCCACATCGCCCTCCTCGCGCACGACGCGCAACACCGGTGAAACCTGCGACGACCTGCGAAAACGGCGGTGAAACATGCGCCAGGCACAACGTGACACGGTGACACGCCGCCCGCCCGCGGACGTGACACGGTGCATCTCACAGCCGGCCGTCCGGCTTCCTACGCTCACGGCACACCGAGCCACCGCAGCGACCGGAGGTCCCGATGAGCCGAGTGATCCGCGCCGCCGTCTTCCAGACCGCCTGGACCGGCGACAAGGAGTCCATGATCCGGGTGCACGAACAGGCGGCCCGCGACGCCGCCGCGCAGGGCGCCCAGGTCCTCTGCTTCCAGGAGCTGTTCTACGGACCGTACTTCTGCCAGGTCCAGGACCCCGCCTTCTACGCGTACGCCGAGCGGATCCCCGAAGGACCGGTCGTGCGCCGCTTCCAGGCGCTCGCGAAGGAACTGGGCCTCGTCCTCGTCCTGCCGATGTACGAGGAGGAGCAGCCCGGCGTCCTCTACAACACGGCCGCCGTGCTCGACGCCGACGGCTCCTACCTCGGCAAGTACCGCAAGACCCACATCCCGCAGGTGCGCGGCTTCTGGGAGAAGTTCTACTTCCGCCCCGGCAACAGCGGCTGGCCCGTCTTCGACACGGCCGCCGGCAGGATCGGCGTCTACATCTGCTACGACCGCCACTTCCCCGAGGGCTGGCGGGCGCTGGGGCTGGCGGGCGCCGAGATCGTCTTCAACCCCTCGGCCACCTCCCGCGGCCTGTCCGGCTACCTCTGGCAACTGGAACAGCCCGCGGCGGCCGTCGCCAACGAGTACTTCGTCGGCGCGATCAACCGGGTGGGCGTCGAGGAGTACGGCGACGACGACTTCTACGGCACGAGCTACTTCGTCGACCCGGAGGCCCGGTTCGTCGGCGAGGTGGCGAGCGACAAGGAGCCCGAACTGGTGGTCCGCGACCTCGACATGACCAAGCTGCGCGAGGTCCGCGACCGCTGGCAGTTCTACCGCGACCGGGCGCCGGGGGCGTACTCGCCGCTGACGGCGCCGTAGAGAGCCGGCAAGGGCCACCACCTCAGGGGCGCGGGGCCGCATCGACATGCGGCTCCGCCGCGCGGGCGCGATCAACCCCCGACCACCCGTACTCACTCACCGCGA includes:
- a CDS encoding helix-turn-helix transcriptional regulator yields the protein MVRTPLTPEERERGERLGRLLREARGDRSMAEVAASAGVSAETLRKIETGRAPTPAFFTVAALGRTLGLSLDELATAAYGATPAYDPAAGYDPTAPFDATAPAVTSGAAAA
- the map gene encoding type I methionyl aminopeptidase translates to MVELKTDTSIDAMHEAGQVVGRTLTALRNAADVGVSLLDLDALARDALREAGATSPFLGYRPSFAPTPFPAVLCASVNDAIVHGIPTRYRLRDGDLVSLDFGAELNGWVGDSAISFTVGRPRPADVRLIETAERALAAGIDAAVAGNRMGDIAHAIGRVCRDAGYGIPEGFGGHGVGRRMHEDPPVPNEGRPGRGLRLRAGMVLAIEPMLVAGGTDGYHAAPDGWTLRTNDGSRAAHVEHTVAITEDGPRVLTAR
- a CDS encoding nitrilase-related carbon-nitrogen hydrolase, which gives rise to MANVVRAALVQATWTGDTESMVAKHEEHAREAARRGAKVIGFQEVFNTPYFCQVQEPEHYRWAEPVPDGPTVRRMRALARETGMVIVVPVFEVEQAGFYYNTAAVIDADGTYLGKYRKHHIPQLKGFYEKYYFRPGNLGWPVFDTAVGKVGVYICYDRHFPEGWRQLGLNGAQLVYNPSATHRGLSAHLWRLEQPAAAVANAYFVAAINRVGQEGEYGENDFYGTSYFVDPRGQFVGEAAGDSEEELLVRDLDFDLIDEVRRTWAFYRDRRPDAYEGLVRP
- a CDS encoding nitrilase-related carbon-nitrogen hydrolase, translating into MSRVIRAAVFQTAWTGDKESMIRVHEQAARDAAAQGAQVLCFQELFYGPYFCQVQDPAFYAYAERIPEGPVVRRFQALAKELGLVLVLPMYEEEQPGVLYNTAAVLDADGSYLGKYRKTHIPQVRGFWEKFYFRPGNSGWPVFDTAAGRIGVYICYDRHFPEGWRALGLAGAEIVFNPSATSRGLSGYLWQLEQPAAAVANEYFVGAINRVGVEEYGDDDFYGTSYFVDPEARFVGEVASDKEPELVVRDLDMTKLREVRDRWQFYRDRAPGAYSPLTAP
- a CDS encoding ATP-dependent Clp protease ATP-binding subunit, translated to MTSGFIGSEGDPFGEFLARFFGGPRPGPRQIDIGRLLSQPARDLVQGAARYAAEHGSRDLDTQHLLRAALSAEPTRSLLSRAGADPDSLASEIDERSGPVQYREGEVPPPTSLSLTPAVKRALLDAHDLARASGTGYIGPEHVLSALANNPDSAAGHILSAARFAPGGPKEAPEAGAAAPRAERPRQAATPTLDKYGRDLTDQARRGRIDPVIGRDDEIEQTIEVLSRRGKNNPVLMGDAGVGKTAIVEGLAQRIADGDVPDVLIGRRVVALDLTGVVAGTRYRGDFEERMNTIVEEIRTHSTELIIFIDELHTVVGAGGGGEGGSMDAGNILKPALARGELHIVGATTLEEFRRIEKDAALARRFQPILVPEPTTEDALEILRGLRDRYEAHHQVRYSDEALEAAVELSDRYLTDRRLPDKAIDLIDQAGARVRLRARTKGTDVRAMEREAEQLALDKDQAVADEQYEEAMRLRDRITELKQRIAEAAGDGEADEGQNLEVTAEAIAEVVSRLTGIPVSRLTEEEKDRLLGLEEHLRERVVGQEEAVRVVSDAVLRSRAGLSSPHRPIGSFLFLGPTGVGKTELARALAEALFGSEDRMVRLDMSEYQERHTVSRLVGAPPGYVGHEGAGQLTEVVRRHPYSLLLLDEVEKAHPDVFNILLQVLDDGRLTDSQGRTVDFTNTVIVMTSNLGSEAIIRRGAGIGFGPGGDAEEARREQILRPLREHFRPEFLNRIDEIVVFRQLTPDQLHRITDLLLEETRRLLRAQGVTVEFTDPAVDWLSRQGYQPEYGARPLRRTIQREVDNRLSRLLLDGRVQRGDRVTVDVTDDHLAFRPERAPVG
- a CDS encoding PucR family transcriptional regulator, producing the protein MTAGSELPPALSVRQVLTLERVLAGRPEVVAGADRLDRPVRWVHVAEAADVGVMLSGGEMVLTTGVLLVGDERKQAEYIHSLHRAEAAAVVLGLGRAFPAPPRVMCRAAERCGLPLVVLHRPFPFAQLTEEVQSRLVRRNFAAVSLSEAVRTALTALITAGAPLQDLLDEIARHSGCPVVVTNLAHRVLATAGERPAVDDVLRDWERIARQAGGREGHGWIRAELGGRGERWGRIVLCGHRGDTAAGRLLADRAAEALILHRLLGGPEHRWEEQCAQSLLTDLVSGAVPARRLLPRARAAGLPVGRRAYVPLAVRDARPAALDRTLRLLGLPGLAAALADGTTAVLLSLARDQDAPALTEHFAARLRQEDGPAVVAAADTRTDWDDVPAGLREARHVADAVAGSSAALDLPAVVRLRDVHLRGLIRLLRDDPQVQSFAERELAGLLGREQHDLLPVLRTYLATGRNKSRTAQLHHVSRPALYRRLEAIQARLGVDLDDFEQAASVHIALLAHDAQHR
- a CDS encoding aspartate aminotransferase family protein — translated: MTGNHTTRDLLGRHRAVLPDWLALYYDDPIEITHGEGRHVWDAEGNRYLDFFGGILTTMTAHALPEVTKAVAEQAGRIIHSSTLYLNRPMVELAERVAQVSGIPDARVFFTTSGTEANDTALLLATTYRRSNTVLAMRNSYHGRSFSTVGVTGNRGWSPTSLSPLQTLYVHGGVRTRGPYAALDDRAFIAACVEDLRDLLGHTRSPAALIAEPIQGVGGFTSPPDGLYAAFREVLHERGALWIADEVQTGWGRTGEHFWGWQAHGQSGPPDIVTFAKGIGNGMSIGGVIARSEIMNCLDANSISTFGGTQITMAAGLANLTYLLEHDLQGNARRVGGLLIERLRAVAAQIPAVREVRGRGLMIGVDVVRPGTDEAAPELAAAVLEAAREGGLLIGKGGGHNTSALRIAPPLSLTVAEAEEGAAILEQALRSIA